From one Gracilinanus agilis isolate LMUSP501 chromosome 5, AgileGrace, whole genome shotgun sequence genomic stretch:
- the CDKN1B gene encoding cyclin-dependent kinase inhibitor 1B produces MSNVRISDGSPTLERMEGRPAEYPKPSACRNLFGPVNHEDLTQDLKKHCRDIEEDCQRKWNFDFRNHKPLEGSYEWQPVEKDSLPEFYFRPPRNPKGGCQGPVQENGDLNGVRPAGVFIASQGISEDTHLRDQKTEGASESQTSLADQCTETRKRPATDDVSPQNKRANIKEEEVSDTSPNASSVEQTPKKPSLRRHQT; encoded by the exons ATGTCAAACGTGCGTATTTCTGATGGGAGCCCGACCCTCGAGCGGATGGAAGGCAGGCCGGCGGAGTACCCCAAACCCTCAGCTTGCCGCAACCTCTTCGGCCCAGTGAACCATGAAGATTTAACGCAGGACTTAAAGAAGCATTGCAGGGACATCGAGGAGGATTGCCAGCGCAAGTGGAACTTTGACTTTCGGAATCACAAGCCCTTGGAGGGGAGTTATGAGTGGCAACCTGTGGAGAAAGACAGTTTGCCCGAGTTTTATTTCAGGCCCCCGCGGAACCCCAAAGGGGGATGCCAGGGTCCCGTCCAGGAGAACGGGGATCTTAACGGAGTGCGCCCAGCGGGGGTTTTTATTGCTTCTCAGGGAATCTCAGAGGACACCCACTTAAGAGATCAAAAGACTGAGGGTGCATCCGAAAGCCAGACGAGTTTGGCAGACCAGTGCACAGAGACGAGGAAACGACCAGCCACGGATG ATGTCTCACCTCAAAACAAAAGAGCCAACATTAAAGAAGAAGAGGTTTCAGACACTTCTCCCAATGCTAGTTCAGTGGAGCAGACGCCCAAGAAGCCCAGTCTCAGAAGACATCAAACGTAA